One genomic region from Strix aluco isolate bStrAlu1 chromosome 25, bStrAlu1.hap1, whole genome shotgun sequence encodes:
- the CTTNBP2NL gene encoding CTTNBP2 N-terminal-like protein, translated as MNLEKLSKPELLTLFSILEGELEARDLVIEALKAQHRDTFIEERYGKYNISDPLMALQRDFETLKEGNHGEKQPVCSNPLSILKVVMKHCKNMQERMLSQLAAAESRHRKVILDLEEERQRHAQDTAEGDDVTYMLEKERERLTQQLEFEKSQVKKFEKEQKKLSSQLEEERARHKQLSSMLVVECKKATAKAAEEGQKMAELSLKLEKEKSKVSKLEEELASKRKRGLQMEAQVEKQLSEFDIEREQLKAKLNREENRTKALKEEVECLKKALKELEASCQEHSPTEPLQPSPSVMSRAVATDGPAVKSASCQTECLQAERANPTGTSKAVHAVFPSPAHSYAKSNGHCEADVQAGAELLQTNAAESPVQKEKSAGAASEAAVENGSSPVRTESLVHLMSQIPSGGVSLSPGGTAASSLTPSPCSSPVLTKRLVGASASSPGYQSSYQVGINQRFHAARHKFQSQAEQDHQSSGLQSPPSRDLSPTLADNSAAKQLARNTVTQVLSRFTSQQGPIKPVSPNSSPFGTDYRNLANAVSPKNESGHSPSPGKVSSPLSPLSPGIKSPTIPRAERGNPPPIPPKKPGLAQSPAAPAPLTKTSSQASSLGAPTDVASSCSNNTVVSNGKDMEILLPTSS; from the exons aTGAATCTGGAAAAACTCAGCAAACCAGAGCTACTGACGCTGTTTAGCATTCTTGAGGGAGAATTAGAAGCAAGAGATCTTGTCATAGAAGCCTTAAAG GCCCAGCATAGAGACACCTTCATCGAAGAACGCTATGGGAAGTACAACATCAGTGATCCACTCATGGCTTTGCAGAGAGATTTTGAGACCCTGAAAGAGGGAAATCATGGTGAAAAGCAACCAGTATGCTCCAATCCCTTATCTATTTTGAAAGTGGTGATGAAACATTGCAAGAATATGCAGGAAAGAATGTTATCCCAGCTAGCAGCTGCGGAAAGCAGGCACAGAAAG GTGATTCTGgacctggaggaggagaggcagcggCACGCCCAGGACACGGCGGAGGGGGATGATGTCACCTACATGCTGGAGAAGGAGCGGGAGCGGCTCACCCAGCAG TTGGAGTTTGAAAAATCCCAAgtgaaaaagtttgaaaaagaacagaagaagcTCTCAAGCcagttggaggaggagagggcacGCCACAAGCAACTGTCTTCCATGCTTGTAGTGGAGTGCAAGAAAGCCACTGCCAAAGCAGCTGAAGAGGGACAAAAGATGGCAGAACTGAGCTTGAAATtggaaaaagagaagagtaagGTGAGTAAACTGGAAGAGGAGCTGGCGTCCAAGAGGAAGCGGGGTTTGCAGATGGAAGCACAAGTGGAAAAGCAACTCTCGGAGTTTGACATTGAAAGAGAACAGCTGAAAGCCAAGctgaacagagaagaaaaccGTACAAAAGCACTCAAAGAAGAGGTGGAATGTCTGAAGAAAGCCCTGAAAGAGCTGGAGGCTTCTTGCCAGGAGCACAGTCCCACCGAGCCGTTGCAGCCCAGCCCCTCGGTGATGTCCAGAGCTGTTGCAACTGACGGTCCTGCGGTGAAGTCTGCCTCTTGCCAGACAGAGTGTCTGCAGGCAGAGCGAGCGAACCCCACCGGCACCAGCAAAGCCGTGCACGCCGTGTTTCCTAGCCCTGCTCATTCCTATGCAAAATCCAATGGTCACTGTGAGGCAGACGTGCAGGcgggggctgagctgctgcagacAAACGCAGCAGAGAGCCCggttcagaaggagaaatctGCTGGTGCAGCCTCAGAAGCTGCAGTTGAGAACGGGAGTTCTCCTGTAAGAACAGAGTCACTGGTGCATCTGATGTCCCAAATCCCTTCTGGCGGGGTCTCCCTGTCTCCTGGCGgcacagctgcctcctccctaacgccttctccctgctcctcaccaGTTCTGACAAAACGCTTAGTGGGGGCGTCAGCGAGCAGCCCCGGTTACCAGTCATCCTACCAGGTGGGGATCAATCAGCGCTTCCATGCAGCTCGGCACAAGTTTCAGTCCCAAGCTGAACAGGACCATCAGTCGAGTGGTCTGCAGAGTCCACCCTCCCGGGATTTGTCTCCTACACTAGCAGATAACTCTGCCGCCAAGCAGCTGGCCCGCAATACAGTCACTCAGGTCCTCTCCAGATTTACCAGCCAGCAGGGACCTATTAAACCAGTCTCCCCTAACAGCTCACCTTTTGGCACGGACTATCGAAATCTGGCAAATGCTGTGAGCCCCAAAAACGAATCTGGTCACTCTCCAAGCCCGGGCAAGGTTTCCAGTCCCCTGAGCCCACTGTCTCCTGGAATTAAGTCACCAACCATTCCTAGAGCAGAAAGAGGGAACCCTCCACCCATTCCCCCAAAGAAACCCGGCCTCGCTCAGtcacctgctgctcctgctccactAACCAAAACCTCCTCCCAGGCGTCCTCGCTGGGTGCCCCCACGGACGTGGCAAGTAGCTGCTCTAACAATACTGTGGTGTCGAACGGCAAAGACATGGAGATTCTCCTGCCAACCAGCAGCTAG